A stretch of Parvimonas micra DNA encodes these proteins:
- a CDS encoding NAD(P)H-hydrate dehydratase, with protein sequence MIGIDICSISRFKNMKNLERFLKKYFTNEEITYIINTGNREETIAGIFSLKEAFVKAIGTGFGNISPIDVEVIHSFSGKPDIIIHNDIYKKIGSISCSISHDSDFAIAVVDVTFLSIKVDLQKVSDMKKLMLNRKDDGNKGDFGKVGIIGGSLGMCGSVDLCARSALRSGSGLVYNICPKSISNILQIKAIENIILPISDDGNGCFIYKYIDEIIEKIKHLDAIAIGCGLGRNEDNTKIIKMIMKNFQGPIVIDADAIFFLRNIKSDILNRENIIITPHEVEFSRFSSYDLKVIKENRLEVVNKFFEKNLKYTLVLKGKNTIVKSDKKLYVNTTGNSGMATAGSGDCLTGIILSLVGQGLDAFNSAKLGVFMHGLAGDFAKESLGEDSLVASDIIMFLPNAIKYIRE encoded by the coding sequence ATGATTGGAATTGATATTTGCAGCATTTCCAGATTTAAAAATATGAAAAATTTGGAAAGATTTTTAAAAAAATATTTTACAAATGAAGAAATTACTTATATTATAAATACAGGTAATAGGGAAGAGACAATTGCAGGTATTTTTTCATTGAAGGAAGCTTTTGTGAAGGCAATTGGTACTGGATTTGGAAATATTTCACCTATTGATGTAGAAGTGATACATAGTTTTTCTGGCAAACCTGATATAATTATTCATAATGATATTTATAAAAAAATAGGAAGTATATCTTGCTCTATTTCTCATGATTCTGATTTCGCAATTGCTGTTGTTGATGTTACTTTTTTAAGCATAAAAGTAGATTTACAAAAAGTTTCAGATATGAAAAAATTAATGTTAAATAGAAAAGATGATGGCAATAAAGGTGATTTTGGAAAAGTTGGAATAATTGGTGGAAGTTTGGGAATGTGTGGTAGTGTTGACTTATGTGCTAGATCTGCTCTTCGAAGTGGAAGTGGATTAGTATATAATATATGCCCTAAATCTATTTCTAATATTTTACAAATTAAAGCAATTGAAAATATAATTCTTCCGATTTCTGATGATGGTAATGGTTGTTTTATTTATAAATATATAGATGAAATTATTGAAAAAATAAAACACTTAGATGCTATAGCTATTGGTTGTGGATTAGGAAGAAATGAAGATAACACTAAAATTATTAAAATGATAATGAAGAATTTTCAAGGACCAATTGTAATTGATGCGGATGCCATTTTTTTCTTGAGAAATATTAAATCAGATATATTAAATAGAGAAAATATTATTATAACACCACATGAAGTTGAATTTTCTCGATTTTCATCTTATGATTTAAAAGTAATTAAAGAAAATAGATTGGAAGTTGTAAATAAATTTTTTGAAAAAAATTTAAAATATACACTAGTTTTGAAAGGTAAAAATACAATAGTTAAGTCAGATAAGAAGCTTTATGTTAATACCACTGGAAATTCTGGAATGGCAACTGCCGGAAGTGGTGATTGTTTAACAGGTATTATTCTATCTTTGGTTGGACAAGGACTAGATGCTTTTAATTCTGCAAAACTTGGAGTTTTTATGCATGGATTAGCTGGAGATTTTGCTAAAGAGTCTTTAGGTGAAGATTCTTTAGTAGCATCTGATATAATAATGTTTTTACCAAATGCAATTAAATATATTAGGGAGTGA
- a CDS encoding ATP-binding protein, producing MDFEYIKVIKSDLDDIDEAVSFILEKLSSVIRDEELMFNIRIVINEIVINSYEHGNKCNKEKGINLKVCVNMDCIHINVKDEGDGINYIFNENRDINTTTSGRGLRIVKHLVDELEINNNEITAKIKCEGNDT from the coding sequence ATGGACTTTGAATATATTAAGGTTATAAAAAGTGATTTAGATGATATTGATGAAGCGGTTTCTTTTATTTTAGAAAAGTTATCAAGTGTTATTAGAGATGAAGAACTAATGTTCAATATTAGAATTGTTATAAATGAAATAGTGATAAATAGCTATGAACATGGTAATAAATGCAATAAAGAAAAGGGAATAAATTTAAAAGTCTGTGTTAATATGGACTGTATACATATAAATGTTAAAGATGAAGGAGATGGAATAAACTATATCTTTAATGAAAATAGAGATATTAATACGACAACCTCTGGTAGAGGTCTTAGAATTGTAAAACATTTAGTAGACGAACTTGAAATTAATAATAATGAAATTACTGCAAAAATAAAATGTGAAGGAAATGATACATAG
- the rodA gene encoding rod shape-determining protein RodA gives MFFKNKNLYKIDLFILISLILIILIGLVNLYSATISLKRNFMLSQIIATILGFILMFVLIAVNIKFLKRLYLPIYIISIILLVLVLIIGTGDSVGARSWIKFGPISFQPSEFVKLGMIICLATVIEKNNSKLNEPKTLIKVLIFAFIPVGLVLMQPDFGTAFVFILVIGSMLFVAGISLRLVVYTLLAAIASLPIFYFNLSQYQKNRILNFLHPERDITNTGYQAVQGKIAAGSGKFIGRGLFKGPQNQFNFIPEKQTDYIFPVFVEEMGFVGGTILIGLYTIMLYRFVRLSKKTANKFNQMLIIGICAMFLAHIFENIGMTIGLMPITGIPLPFLSYGGTFQLVNLIAMGIVLSISCEKTPLDFM, from the coding sequence ATGTTTTTTAAGAATAAAAATTTATATAAAATTGACTTATTTATACTAATTTCTTTAATTTTAATTATATTAATAGGGTTAGTAAATTTATATAGTGCAACAATAAGTTTGAAAAGAAACTTTATGTTATCACAAATAATTGCTACAATATTAGGCTTTATCTTAATGTTTGTATTAATAGCAGTAAATATTAAATTTTTAAAAAGATTGTATTTGCCAATATATATAATTTCAATTATACTTTTAGTATTAGTACTTATAATTGGTACTGGGGATTCTGTTGGTGCAAGAAGTTGGATTAAATTTGGTCCTATTTCATTCCAACCTTCTGAATTTGTAAAACTTGGAATGATTATTTGTTTAGCAACGGTTATTGAAAAAAATAATTCCAAATTGAATGAACCAAAAACTCTAATAAAAGTTTTGATTTTTGCTTTTATTCCTGTTGGATTAGTTTTAATGCAACCAGACTTTGGAACTGCATTTGTTTTTATATTAGTAATTGGATCAATGCTATTTGTAGCTGGAATAAGCTTAAGACTAGTAGTATATACTTTACTAGCAGCTATAGCCAGTTTACCTATTTTTTATTTTAACCTATCTCAATATCAAAAAAATAGGATTTTAAATTTTTTACATCCTGAAAGAGACATAACAAACACTGGATATCAAGCTGTTCAAGGCAAAATCGCAGCAGGATCAGGAAAATTTATAGGAAGAGGATTATTTAAAGGCCCTCAAAATCAATTTAACTTTATTCCTGAAAAACAAACAGACTATATATTTCCAGTTTTTGTTGAAGAAATGGGATTTGTTGGAGGAACAATTTTGATTGGATTATATACAATAATGTTATATAGATTTGTAAGACTTTCTAAGAAGACAGCAAATAAATTTAATCAAATGTTAATTATAGGAATATGTGCAATGTTTCTAGCTCATATTTTTGAGAATATTGGAATGACTATTGGTCTTATGCCTATAACTGGTATTCCACTTCCATTTTTAAGTTATGGAGGTACTTTCCAATTAGTAAACTTAATTGCTATGGGGATTGTGTTATCCATATCTTGTGAAAAAACACCTCTAGATTTTATGTAA
- the alr gene encoding alanine racemase, with protein MYENQSLIFVDLDKLKNNFFKIKEKTNGAKVGIVLKANAYGLGACTVAEFLQKQGADYFCVANFSEAMELRKKRIKLPILILGYVPNALFEKLIKNNVELTVYNIEMIRELNEISAKCRKKCKIHIKIDTGMNRLGFLIDDKLKGYLKEIYSMKHIIVKGMFSHLCVSDIDDFSFTKLQVEKFEKVKKILEEENLKIPMLHIANDGGVLLHNYYYDMVRVGIGIYGHYPSEYVKDNSKIKMDTVVSFVSTVSNIKYIHKGDTVGYGRTFCADKTIKVATISVGYADGYPYELSNKGYVMINNKKANILGKVCMDQTMIDISDIDDVKIGDTVLLYGEYKDMRLDIFEIAKIANTNVYDLICRINMRIPRVYLEGDKVVRVVDYLSTEKNYYEL; from the coding sequence ATGTATGAAAATCAATCATTGATTTTTGTTGATTTAGATAAATTAAAGAATAATTTTTTTAAAATAAAAGAAAAGACTAATGGTGCAAAAGTTGGGATAGTTCTAAAGGCTAATGCTTATGGACTTGGTGCTTGTACTGTTGCTGAATTTTTACAAAAACAAGGTGCAGATTATTTTTGTGTTGCAAATTTTTCAGAAGCCATGGAACTTAGAAAAAAGAGAATTAAACTACCTATCTTGATATTAGGTTATGTTCCTAATGCTTTATTTGAAAAACTGATAAAAAATAATGTTGAATTAACTGTATATAATATTGAAATGATAAGAGAATTAAATGAAATCTCTGCAAAATGTAGAAAAAAATGTAAAATTCATATTAAAATTGATACAGGGATGAATAGACTTGGGTTTTTAATTGATGATAAATTAAAGGGGTATTTAAAAGAAATTTATTCTATGAAACATATTATTGTAAAAGGAATGTTCTCGCATTTATGTGTTTCAGATATTGATGACTTTTCTTTTACTAAACTACAAGTTGAAAAATTTGAGAAAGTTAAGAAAATTCTTGAAGAAGAAAATCTAAAAATACCAATGTTACATATTGCAAATGATGGTGGGGTTTTGCTTCATAATTATTATTACGATATGGTAAGAGTTGGAATTGGAATTTATGGTCATTATCCATCAGAATATGTTAAAGATAATTCTAAAATAAAGATGGATACAGTTGTTAGTTTTGTAAGTACAGTAAGTAATATTAAATATATTCATAAAGGAGATACTGTTGGATATGGAAGAACTTTCTGTGCTGATAAAACTATTAAAGTTGCCACAATTTCCGTAGGTTATGCAGACGGCTATCCTTATGAGTTAAGTAATAAAGGTTATGTTATGATAAATAATAAAAAAGCTAACATTTTAGGAAAAGTTTGTATGGATCAAACGATGATAGATATTTCTGATATTGATGATGTAAAAATAGGAGATACTGTTTTGCTCTATGGGGAATACAAGGATATGAGACTTGATATTTTTGAAATAGCAAAAATAGCTAATACAAATGTTTATGATTTAATATGTCGAATAAATATGAGGATTCCAAGAGTTTATCTTGAAGGCGATAAAGTTGTAAGAGTTGTTGATTATCTATCAACTGAAAAAAATTACTACGAATTATAA